A DNA window from Vigna unguiculata cultivar IT97K-499-35 chromosome 10, ASM411807v1, whole genome shotgun sequence contains the following coding sequences:
- the LOC114165082 gene encoding non-specific lipid-transfer protein 1, with the protein MASVKFACVVVMLMVVVGAHSAEGMTCGQVQGNLAQCIGFLQNGGIVPPACCNGVKNILNSARTTADRRGICSCLKSAAGAVRGLNPSNAQALPGKCGVNIPWKISSSTNCNTIN; encoded by the exons ATGGCCAGTGTTAAGTTTGCATGCGTGGTGGTGAtgttgatggtggtggtgggtgCACACAGTGCGGAGGGAATGACGTGTGGGCAAGTTCAGGGTAACCTAGCACAGTGCATAGGGTTCCTTCAAAATGGTGGGATTGTTCCGCCAGCATGCTGCAACGGGGTGAAGAATATCCTTAACAGTGCCAGAACCACCGCCGATCGCCGCGGCATTTGTAGCTGCCTGAAGTCTGCTGCTGGGGCCGTTCGTGGTCTCAATCCCAGTAATGCTCAGGCTCTCCCTGGGAAGTGTGGGGTCAACATACCCTGGAAGATCAGCAGCTCCACCAACTGTAACac CATCAATTGA